The proteins below are encoded in one region of Anaerolineae bacterium:
- a CDS encoding ABC transporter permease translates to MADLEIRAEDGQAIETVETEAAESIFVASQWKLVWWRFRKHRLAVISAVVLGIMYTMVVFAEFFSPYNATQSDKRFIYAPPQKLHFVDSEGNFHLPPFTYAMTGTLNMETLRVEYEVDTSVVYPIRFFVRGAPYKLLGLIDTDVHLIGTDEGGTVFLLGTDKQGRDMLSRLIYGGRISLSVGLLGIAISFVLGILLGGLSGYYGGVFDITLQRVIEFMRSVPTLPLWMGLSAALPPTWSVVQNYFAIVVILSLLGWTGLARVVRSKFMSLREEDFVMAARLLGAKELRIVFRHMVPSFASYLIADLSLSIPGMILGETSLSFIGLGLQPPAISWGVLLKEAQAIRVLNEAPWLLYPGIAVVVAVLAFNFMGDGLRDAADPYSR, encoded by the coding sequence ATGGCAGACCTAGAGATCCGGGCCGAAGACGGGCAAGCGATCGAGACGGTGGAAACCGAGGCGGCGGAGTCCATCTTCGTTGCCTCTCAGTGGAAGCTTGTCTGGTGGCGCTTCCGGAAGCACAGGCTGGCGGTGATCTCCGCCGTGGTGCTCGGCATCATGTACACGATGGTCGTCTTTGCCGAGTTCTTCTCTCCTTACAACGCCACCCAGAGCGACAAGCGGTTCATCTACGCGCCGCCCCAGAAGCTCCACTTCGTGGACAGTGAGGGCAACTTCCACCTGCCTCCGTTCACGTACGCTATGACGGGAACGCTCAATATGGAGACCCTGCGCGTCGAGTATGAGGTGGACACCTCGGTCGTGTACCCGATCCGCTTCTTCGTCCGTGGCGCCCCCTACAAGCTATTGGGCCTGATCGACACCGATGTTCACCTGATCGGGACAGACGAAGGAGGGACCGTTTTCCTTCTGGGGACCGACAAGCAGGGACGGGACATGCTCTCGCGCCTCATCTACGGCGGGCGCATCTCCCTATCCGTGGGCCTGTTGGGCATCGCCATATCCTTCGTCCTGGGAATCCTCCTCGGAGGGTTGTCAGGCTACTACGGTGGGGTATTCGACATCACCCTGCAGCGTGTCATCGAGTTCATGCGTTCGGTGCCCACCCTGCCGCTGTGGATGGGGCTGAGCGCCGCCCTGCCGCCCACGTGGTCGGTGGTACAGAACTACTTCGCCATTGTGGTCATACTCTCCCTCCTGGGATGGACCGGGCTTGCACGGGTGGTACGCAGCAAGTTCATGTCCCTGCGAGAGGAGGACTTCGTGATGGCGGCCCGGCTGCTGGGTGCAAAGGAGCTGCGCATCGTGTTCCGCCACATGGTGCCCTCCTTCGCCAGCTACCTGATCGCGGACCTCAGCCTGTCGATCCCCGGCATGATACTGGGCGAAACGAGCCTCTCTTTCATTGGCCTGGGGCTGCAGCCACCTGCCATCAGCTGGGGTGTGCTCCTCAAGGAAGCGCAGGCCATCCGGGTGCTGAACGAGGCGCCATGGCTGCTCTACCCCGGCATCGCCGTGGTGGTGGCAGTGCTGGCCTTCAACTTCATGGGCGACGGCCTGCGGGACGCAGCCGATCCCTACTCGCGGTAA